A DNA window from Micromonospora sp. NBC_01739 contains the following coding sequences:
- a CDS encoding glutamate synthase-related protein has product MSGVCAPGLPEGLIRQRAREGTAAVFPPVDTYGRQLHGAGDEELSGPSGCADELDLARLVPPVFMPRRLEKLIDLGREPLHDDVDLATVIGGFRSPLPVYVSAFGSTRVASGDAGIAASRQAGRLGIPMVIGENMVPVGGYRRAEAAQSPILARLRAYAQECPPGVGGVVVQQSTEDADSEVWNLVYSDTSVRELRDSGRLGFELKTGQGAKPGLGGMTAVDAEEAARLAGQFAVREVLGPDRWLRCATPGTFTEEILRQQVRFMRNNFPRARVWVKFHPGRDVASAATTAWQAGSDAVTVDGAQGGTGWAPRVFLDQVGLPLAECLRRIGRPEGCLLATGRIWEGGRAVRALAMGATAVGLGRAALLAVDEDPEDGLTRLVEALALEARLLVSAVGKYRADALTDEDLWWPGATPTTASPARTASIGSPA; this is encoded by the coding sequence GTGAGTGGGGTCTGCGCGCCGGGCCTGCCCGAGGGGCTGATCCGGCAGCGGGCCCGCGAGGGCACGGCCGCGGTGTTCCCGCCGGTCGACACGTACGGCCGGCAGTTGCACGGCGCCGGTGACGAGGAACTGTCCGGCCCCTCCGGGTGCGCCGACGAGCTGGACCTGGCCCGCCTGGTGCCGCCGGTGTTCATGCCTCGGCGGCTGGAGAAGCTGATCGATCTGGGCCGGGAACCACTGCACGACGACGTGGACCTGGCCACCGTCATCGGCGGTTTCCGCTCGCCGTTGCCGGTGTACGTCTCCGCGTTCGGCTCGACCCGGGTCGCCTCGGGTGACGCGGGGATCGCCGCCAGCCGGCAGGCCGGCCGGCTCGGCATCCCGATGGTGATCGGCGAGAACATGGTGCCGGTCGGCGGATACCGGCGGGCCGAGGCCGCACAGTCGCCGATCCTGGCCCGGCTGCGCGCCTACGCGCAGGAGTGCCCGCCCGGGGTCGGTGGTGTGGTGGTGCAGCAGAGCACCGAGGACGCCGACTCCGAGGTGTGGAACCTGGTCTACAGCGACACCTCGGTGCGGGAACTGCGGGACTCGGGTCGGTTGGGCTTCGAGCTCAAGACCGGCCAGGGCGCCAAGCCGGGACTGGGCGGGATGACTGCGGTGGACGCCGAGGAAGCCGCCCGGCTGGCCGGTCAGTTCGCCGTCCGGGAGGTCCTCGGCCCGGACCGGTGGCTGCGCTGCGCCACCCCCGGCACCTTCACCGAGGAGATCCTGCGCCAGCAGGTCCGGTTCATGCGCAACAACTTCCCACGGGCCCGGGTGTGGGTGAAGTTCCACCCCGGACGCGATGTGGCCTCGGCCGCGACCACGGCCTGGCAGGCCGGTAGCGACGCGGTGACCGTCGACGGCGCGCAGGGCGGCACGGGGTGGGCGCCCCGGGTGTTCCTCGATCAGGTCGGACTGCCGCTGGCCGAGTGCCTGCGCCGCATCGGCCGCCCCGAGGGATGTCTGCTGGCCACCGGCCGGATCTGGGAGGGCGGCCGGGCGGTCCGCGCGCTGGCGATGGGCGCCACCGCCGTCGGTCTGGGTCGGGCCGCGTTGCTCGCGGTCGACGAGGACCCCGAGGACGGCCTCACCCGCCTGGTCGAGGCGCTGGCGTTGGAGGCCCGACTGCTGGTCAGCGCGGTCGGCAAGTACCGCGCCGACGCGCTGACCGATGAGGATCTGTGGTGGCCGGGTGCCACCCCGACGACCGCGTCACCGGCGCGTACCGCCTCGATCGGCAGCCCGGCATGA
- a CDS encoding asparagine synthetase A, whose amino-acid sequence MYQTEQTVAVRKAAAYPGLLGEHLIAETTRAAMAVQQEALYAAREFLRGQGFTELLPPLIGPVTDPGARGAKALDVDFYGHTYKIMTSAILYKQASLRGFPKLFYIAPNIRVEPPETVDTGRHLVEFHQIDVEIAGGTREDAMDTAAGLLTHVVAHVFDTVPDVLRELGRDPLDFAELLTGKFDSCTHTEAVQRLRDQGHPQSPDAEINWAGEEILSREADRPFFITDYPKGSRGFYDKENPGDPGVLRNFDLIAHGGYGELVSGSEREADYATLVTRMRESGENPAKYDWYLRLMREGLPSSAGFGMGLQRLVRFLTGLDALWQVSAYPKLPGVVSP is encoded by the coding sequence ATGTACCAGACAGAGCAAACGGTGGCGGTGAGAAAAGCCGCTGCCTATCCCGGTCTTCTCGGCGAGCATCTGATCGCCGAGACGACCAGGGCCGCGATGGCGGTCCAGCAGGAGGCGTTGTACGCGGCGCGGGAGTTCCTGCGTGGTCAGGGCTTCACCGAGCTGCTGCCCCCGCTGATCGGGCCGGTCACCGACCCGGGCGCCCGGGGCGCCAAGGCCCTCGACGTCGACTTCTACGGCCACACGTACAAGATCATGACTAGCGCGATCCTCTACAAGCAGGCCTCGCTGCGCGGCTTCCCGAAGCTGTTCTACATCGCGCCGAACATCCGGGTGGAACCGCCGGAGACCGTGGACACCGGCCGGCACCTGGTGGAGTTCCACCAGATCGACGTGGAGATCGCCGGCGGAACCCGCGAGGACGCGATGGACACCGCCGCCGGGCTGCTGACCCACGTCGTCGCGCACGTGTTCGACACCGTGCCTGACGTGCTGCGGGAGCTGGGCCGTGACCCCCTCGACTTCGCCGAACTGTTGACCGGCAAGTTCGACAGCTGCACCCACACCGAGGCGGTGCAGCGGCTGCGCGACCAGGGTCACCCGCAGAGCCCGGACGCCGAGATCAACTGGGCGGGTGAGGAGATCCTGTCCCGGGAGGCCGACCGGCCCTTCTTCATCACCGACTACCCCAAGGGATCACGGGGCTTCTACGACAAGGAGAACCCCGGCGACCCGGGCGTGCTGCGCAACTTCGACCTGATCGCCCACGGCGGTTACGGGGAGCTGGTCAGCGGCAGCGAGCGGGAGGCGGACTACGCCACCCTCGTGACCCGGATGCGGGAGAGCGGCGAGAACCCGGCCAAGTACGACTGGTACCTGCGGCTGATGCGCGAGGGCCTACCGTCCAGCGCCGGCTTCGGCATGGGGTTGCAGCGGCTGGTCCGGTTCCTTACCGGCCTGGACGCCCTCTGGCAGGTCAGCGCCTACCCGAAGCTTCCCGGCGTGGTGTCCCCGTGA
- a CDS encoding MbtH family protein — MANPFDDENGTFLVLVNAEAQHSLWPVFAAVPGGWQTAFGPAGRAECLAYVESSWTDIRPRSLVEQYA; from the coding sequence ATGGCGAATCCGTTCGACGACGAGAACGGCACGTTCCTGGTGCTGGTGAACGCCGAGGCGCAGCACAGTCTCTGGCCCGTCTTCGCCGCCGTGCCGGGGGGCTGGCAGACGGCCTTCGGGCCGGCCGGTCGGGCGGAGTGCCTGGCGTACGTGGAGAGTTCCTGGACCGACATCCGGCCGCGGAGCCTGGTGGAGCAGTACGCATAA
- a CDS encoding 3-oxoacyl-[acyl-carrier-protein] synthase III C-terminal domain-containing protein, with protein sequence MTALLDVGCHLPALSVDIGDICVDTDPKQMWTYRRLFGLKKVLRDPGRDLRPLLVAAAESLTELRGNEHRVRYVVLGRTIAPANRAGETLLEDVCATLGLPNAVAFTLTQRACAAGLLAVDLAGQLLAADGDPEALALVLTGEKTFMPLLETIPESTVMGEATAACLVTANGDRDRLLGVATRTLGQFAESVPPQPLHPDFVKDHNEVLAEVIRQACQDAGVAIDDLALLLPHNVNKLSWSWTCQLLNVPLDRVYLDNIAATGHCFGADPFINYVHARAADRLRPGDLYLMAAVGLGATFTAAVLRH encoded by the coding sequence ATGACCGCCTTGCTGGACGTCGGATGTCACCTGCCGGCGCTGAGCGTGGACATCGGTGACATCTGTGTGGACACCGACCCGAAGCAGATGTGGACCTACCGGCGGCTGTTCGGGCTGAAGAAGGTGCTCCGCGATCCCGGGCGGGACCTGCGACCGCTGCTGGTCGCGGCGGCCGAATCCCTCACGGAGTTGCGCGGAAACGAGCACCGGGTCCGTTACGTGGTGCTGGGCCGGACCATCGCTCCGGCGAACCGGGCCGGAGAGACCCTGCTGGAGGATGTCTGCGCCACGCTGGGCCTGCCCAACGCTGTCGCGTTCACCCTGACCCAGCGCGCCTGTGCCGCCGGTCTGCTCGCCGTGGACCTCGCCGGCCAGCTGCTGGCCGCGGACGGTGACCCGGAGGCCCTGGCCCTGGTGCTCACCGGCGAGAAGACCTTCATGCCGCTGCTCGAGACCATCCCGGAGAGCACCGTGATGGGGGAGGCCACCGCCGCCTGCCTGGTCACTGCGAACGGTGATCGGGACCGGCTGCTCGGCGTGGCCACCCGCACCCTGGGCCAGTTCGCCGAGTCGGTCCCGCCGCAGCCCCTGCACCCGGACTTCGTCAAGGACCACAACGAGGTGCTGGCCGAGGTGATCCGCCAGGCGTGCCAGGACGCCGGGGTCGCCATCGACGACCTGGCCCTGCTGCTGCCCCACAACGTCAACAAGTTGTCCTGGTCGTGGACCTGTCAGCTGCTGAACGTACCGCTGGACCGGGTCTACCTGGACAACATCGCGGCCACCGGGCACTGCTTCGGTGCCGATCCGTTCATCAACTACGTCCATGCCCGCGCGGCCGACCGGCTGCGCCCGGGCGATCTGTACCTGATGGCGGCCGTCGGGCTCGGGGCGACGTTCACCGCCGCCGTGCTGCGGCACTGA